From the genome of Bactrocera neohumeralis isolate Rockhampton unplaced genomic scaffold, APGP_CSIRO_Bneo_wtdbg2-racon-allhic-juicebox.fasta_v2 ctg3765, whole genome shotgun sequence:
TGTAAAAGTtgccaatttttcaactttaaatgcaaatatctttaaaactataagtcagcggcagctatatgtatatattttcgtgatctggagaacatcacctttccagtgatacccattttatccccgaaatccggggatgctattctaaatcccagccaaaaattcaatttagatGCTCTCCAAAAATATTCGAAGCCCAAAGAGTCTCCAAAGCAGAAATGTAAGCGACGAAATTTTGGTGGCGGGTCACTCATAGTTTGGGCTCGGGTAACTTACAGAGGGAAAACTCTAGTTTGccttgtaacaacaaaaaatactaatGTTCCATTTGACGATTTGATTTCATCACTCTGTGGGTTCTTCTGATATTTGCgcttagcaaatttggttgttgtagcttcaaTAGtttaggatatatgtatgtacattaaacttctTAGAGGGAGAGGCCGCGtccattttttaaaacttttttgcccacatgtgccccttgctactgcgatcacCTGTACCAAAGtatagttttatatcttaattaagtgcttagttatggaattttataggttttcggttaatgccttaggagttttcgagacaaaggttctgcgaaagatttatggtcctttgcgggTTGGCCACGGTggatattgcattcgatggaacgatgagctgtatgagatatacgacgacattaacctagttcagcgaatcaatagacagcggctatgctggctagatcatgttgtacgtatggacgaaaacactccagctctgaaagtattcggcggAGACGAAGTGGAGAACGAcgtggcttcgcttggaatctccgattggtgccaccttgcgaaaagaaaaaacgcgctgttgttaattcggctataaccgcgtgtGTATCTGTATGTAGAAATTCCaatttgttagaaattttaTATAGAATTACATTAAAAACATTGTAATTATATAACTGTCTAAATAATTTCGTATATAATGACGGTATTGAAATGGAACATTAGTATTAAAtcattgatttgtttttatttttatcgacttgtaaatacacaaaatttgtatactcattatataatatatgtatgtatttaggatATGAACATCAATATCAGTATCAGCTGGACGTGAAAAGCCTGTTTGTCTTCCCGATTTGATTCCCTTACAAAGCGAGAACATCGCAATCCAGAGATAAATAGTGAATGCTGtgagaaaaaaagttaataagaTAATTACACGGAATTCAAAGCTTGCGTCAACTCACTGAGGAGTATAAGAGTGCCATAAGAACCAGTGCTGAACAtgcacatataagtacatatgtatgtatttaagatatgaacatcaacatcaaatttttatttattaaaaaaatcagcaTTTCCTCTTAAGTTAGGCCATTTGTTTGGGCACATACTCAGCTGGACGTGAAAAGCCCGTTTGTCTTTCCGATTTGATTCCCTTACAAAGCGAGAACATCGCAATCCAGAGATAAATAGTGAATGCTGtgagaaaaaaagttaataagaTAATTACACGGAATTCAAAGCTTGCGTCAACTCACTGAGGAGTATAAGAGTGCCATAAGAACCAGTGCTGAACAtgcacatataagtacatatgtatgtatttaagatatgaacatcaacatcaaatttttatttattaaaaaaatcagcaTTTCCTCTTAAGTTAGGCCATTTGTTTGGGCATATACTCAGCTGGACGTGAAAAGCCCGTTTGTCTTTCCGATTTGATTCTCTTATAAAGCGAGAACATCGCAATCCAGAGATAAATAGAGAATGCTGtgagaaaaaaagttaataaaataattacacgGAATTCAAAGCTTGCGTATATGCACTATATGTGCCAACTCACCGAGGCCTATAAGACTGCCATAAGTACTAGTGAGGAACATGAAAATAATCGAAAACACTATTCCCAAGGCACTGACGATCAACCAAACCAAAACCAAATTGTGACGTTTCTGTAAATAGTGCCAGTGTGTTaaagtttaatacaactcataaaaacaaaaattatatttcaaataataagtatttgttcaaaattcatgtttgtagtaCAATTTCAAACAGAGTTTTCTCGAAAATAacacaattgctaaatatttggaatagaagaaaagaactgcaaccaaatacgcagtgaaatagattataactggcgcAGTAATCaatcgttgagtatgtattataccacgtgcatcccaaaagactgatgtgataacctttccagccacctttttcgtttttccacgcgtgagaaccggttcatcatgtgcagtccactagaatgactatcgattggactccagtgggaaatgatggaacTATGTTTCTATCACCGACGAAAAAtttcaagacttaaacacttctcagaatcagttattcgttgtttttgttggattatgaacttgcgtgGCAGctactttgctcatttcgcctgtttccagcttagcaaatatcttttcaacgggtGGATTTCCccgagcccaaattcaacagtagtttccccaaaaaaaataatgctttattaatacacgaaatgctttatgatccatttttttgtaaactaacactaGTTGCTTCAcgaaaatgctatatctcattaagtAATAGtaataatccaactaatagaaatcatatagatggtagtagtagtattatctatgtatcagccacagtgaagcgtggacgggtcctctagtaaaGCATAAATCACAACAGATCTTTAGAAGTCGGACTAAACAAGGTGCATTCCTTTATTTCAAATTCGACTCGGACTGATTTCATTATACAGCGTTTGGTTATGCGCAACCAAACGGATACAAGTTTTTTTCCGTGTATAGTCGTATCTACATAACCGGAATGGACCGGGTGGTTTCCATCCAAGGACTGC
Proteins encoded in this window:
- the LOC126767067 gene encoding uncharacterized protein LOC126767067 isoform X1, coding for MLVEKFCCFRLESTAKFFGWLGIIGTVLLTIISIVGIVNASELAAALQKQGLKISEGDIQLFLYIYIVSDLIGFAANICLILGTVQKRHNLVLVWLIVSALGIVFSIIFMFLTSTYGSLIGLAFTIYLWIAMFSLCKGIKSGRQTGFSRPADTDIDVHILNTYIYYIMSIQILCIYKSIKIKTNQ